The proteins below come from a single Lineus longissimus chromosome 5, tnLinLong1.2, whole genome shotgun sequence genomic window:
- the LOC135488570 gene encoding uncharacterized protein LOC135488570, with protein METPCCDAPVITNQQTQKYPHLQNVSIVEAPNETIDILLDVENSDILATEERMSSNDANDPIAARCPLGWYVQGGRISNESLANAVVNFSLVSAVGELEDFLGVDCSGLEPRRCKCRAEDQDKLATESMEKSVTRFENGKYQIGLPWVKSSENPPNNYAYAVKRLLNLEAQFKKKAREWEVYCRQMRDQVEQGVARLVPATEMEDDFLNEKKMWFLLHFGVMKDSKTTSVRVVYDGKARYQGHALNDYLAKGENLNTNLFEVALRYREYVLRESPKDPIKVYELTTVTFEDKPSPTAATIALRHVATENAPDDPEIRHVVEEHFYVDDLTESQRDVEEVGKIKHKLTTALNKGQFVIRDWLSNKKEICDKQSYPPDEATTVLGTKWNLSEDTLQVKKVNDADTIATKRNLLKKTASYYDVFGILSGVLVRPKIILQKLWKFDIGWDTPISPERDIYRMIEAVKLDLRELDTIKVNRCLIPQRYQGKSPLPRVSLHGFSNVSDDVMVMGIWLRWSEKEDDEAELTFVCARACLASLKQVSIPRKELQAILLLSRLMLQNTIDLVSRGVNATGMKEVIDGPSFMKKTPSSWPETQKNVNRDDTELKKFHVRNAKVLAVKLDKDEPVIDPTEFSSWPRACWWSLHV; from the exons ATGGAAACGCCATGTTGTGATGCACCAGTTATCACTAACCAGCAGACTCAGAAGTACCCTCATCTTCAGAATGTCTCCATAGTAGAAGCTCCTAATGAAACGATAGACATTCTTCTTGATGTTGAGAACTCAGACATACTTGCCACAGAAGAACGTATGTCAAGCAATGATGCCAACGACCCGATTGCAGCCAGATGTCCTTTGGGGTGGTACGTCCAAGGTGGCCGAATTTCAAACGAGTCCTTAGCCAATGctgttgtcaatttctctctGGTGTCTGCCGTAGGCGAACTTGAAGATTTCCTGGGTGTTGACTGTTCCGGTCTCGAGCCTAGAAGATGTAAATGCCGTGCTGAGGACCAAGATAAGTTAGCCACTGAATCCATGGAGAAAAGCGTCACCAggtttgaaaatggaaaatatcaGATTGGTCTACCGTGGGTGAAGTCATCGGAGAATCCTCCAAACAACTATGCGTATGCCGTCAAACGCCTGTTGAACTTAGAAGCGCAATTCAAGAAAAAGGCAAGAGAGTGGGAAGTCTACTGTCGTCAGATGAGAGATCAAGTCGAACAAGGTGTCGCACGTCTAGTCCCAGCCACTGAAATGGAGGACGACTTCCTCAACGAGAAGAAGATGTGGTTCTTGCTGCACTTTGGTGTCATGAAAGATTCTAAGACAACGTCAGTTCGAGTCGTCTACGATGGGAAAGCGAGATATCAGGGTCATGCCTTAAACGATTACCTTGCAAAAGGAGAGAATCTCAACACAAACCTCTTTGAAGTTGCCCTGCGCTACCGAGA ATATGTCTTGAGAGAGAGTCCAAAAGATCCAATCAAAGTCTACGAGTTGACAACAGTGACCTTCGAGGACAAGCCGTCACCGACGGCAGCCACCATAGCCCTACGTCATGTCGCCACAGAGAACGCCCCCGATGATCCCGAGATTCGACACGTAGTCGAAGAGCACTTCTATGTCGATGATTTGACAGAGTCACAGAGAGATGTCGAAGAAGTCGGTAAGATAAAACATAAGCTTACCACCGCGTTGAACAAGGGCCAATTTGTTATCAGGGATTGGTTGTCTAACAAGAAGGAGATCTGCGATAAACAGTCCTATCCTCCTGATGAAGCAACGACTGTACTAGGGACCAAATGGAACCTGTCAGAAGATACGCTACAAGTGAAGAAGGTCAACGATGCTGATACCATTGCTACGAAACGCAACCTCTTAAAGAAAACAGCCTCCTACTACGATGTCTTTGGTATCCTGTCCGGAGTCCTGGTTCGACCGAAGATAATCCTGCAGAAGCTGTGGAAATTCGACATTGGTTGGGACACGCCTATCAGCCCTGAGCGTGACATCTACCGCATGATTGAAGCCGTCAAACTTGATCTGCGAGAACTTGACACCATCAAGGTCAACCGTTGCCTTATTCCCCAGCGGTACCAGGGTAAATCACCGTTGCCGAGAGTCTCACTCCATGGTTTCAGCAACGTCTCCGATGATGTCATGGTAATGGGTATCTGGTTGCGATGGtctgaaaaagaagatgatgaagctgAATTGACGTTCGTTTGCGCAAGAGCCTGCTTAGCATCTCTGAAGCAAGTCAGTATACCACGCAAAGAACTACAAGCCATCCTGCTCCTGTCTCGCCTGATGTTG CAGAACACCATTGATCTCGTCTCCCGAGGAGTCAACGCCACTGGTATGAAAGAAGTCATCGATGGACCATctttcatgaagaaaaccccgtCGTCCTGGCCTGAGACACAGAAGAATGTTAACCGAGATGATACCGAGCTGAAGAAATTCCATGTTCGAAATGCCAAGGTCCTTGCTGTGAAGTTAGACAAGGATGAACCTGTCATCGATCCTACAGAATTCTCCAGCTGGCCGCG